In Cicer arietinum cultivar CDC Frontier isolate Library 1 chromosome 1, Cicar.CDCFrontier_v2.0, whole genome shotgun sequence, one DNA window encodes the following:
- the LOC140921098 gene encoding uncharacterized protein encodes MWDTLQQTHEGTTDVKRARTNTLMHEYELFSMKKDDSINDLQTRFTHIINNLHALEKVMDNEQQIGKVMRCLTREWQPKITAIAESKDLANMTIATLFGKLREHEMELHRLDELEQYNRKRKGLSLKAQTHQSKSEQESCSDESSSETDEEPEIGLLVKKFKKFLKKKDNKFRKPSSSKTSDNKKITCYECGKTGHIKSECYKLQNKNRTAKTKGKEPAPKTRKAYVAWNDNEESSASSEEEEANLCLMANTDSESESEVSSQSNPSYDELHEAFNELHDEYVNSIKQLMSTKDSHDKSARCIELEKNVASLKSDLLKFTSSKDKVKLISWLTSLPKLCPKKASFILG; translated from the exons atgtgggacactcttcaacaaacacatgaaggaactacTGATGTGAAAAGGGCCAGAACAAATACTCTCATGCATGAGTACGAACTAttcagcatgaagaaagatgattCCATTAATGACCTGCAAACAAGGTTCACtcacatcatcaacaatctACATGCTCTAGAAAAAGTTatggacaatgagcaacaaataggaaaagtaatgaggtgtttgacaagagaatggcagcccaagataactgccattgctgaatcaaaggatcttgcaaacatgactattgcaacactgtttggaaagctcagggagcatgagatggaaTTGCACAGATTAGATGAGTTAGAACAATATaacaggaaaagaaaaggactgtctttgaaagcccaaacgcaccAATCAAAGTCTGAACAAGAAAGCTGCTCAGATGagtcaagcagtgagactgacgaagagcctgagattggtttacttgtcaaaaagtttaaaaagtttctgaaaaagaaagacaacaagttcagaaagccatcaagttctaagactagtgacaacaagaaaATCACCTGTTATGAGTGTGGTAAAACAGGCCATATAAAGTCTGAGTGTTACaagttgcaaaacaaaaataggACTGCAAAGACTAAAGGGAAGGAACCAGctcccaaaaccagaaaagcatatgttgcatggaatgacaatgaagaatcctctgcctcttcagaagaagaagaagcaaatctatGTCTTATGGCAAACACAGATTCAGAATCTGAAAGTGAGGTAAGTTCTCAATCTAATCCCTCTTATGATGAACTACATGAAGCATTCAATGAACTacatgatgagtatgtgaattctattaaacagttaATGAGTacaaaggattcacatgacaaatctgcaagatgcattgaacttgaaaaaaatgttgcatcattaaagtctgatttattgaagttcacTAGTAGTAAAGATAAAGTGAAG cTGATCAGCTGGCTGACATCTTTACCAAAGCTTTGCCCAAAGAAAGCTTCCTTCATAttaggatga